One window of the Niallia circulans genome contains the following:
- a CDS encoding AraC family transcriptional regulator, translating to MNVTWLEGLQRALIYIENNLEERLEIEAIARIANVSLFHFQRTFTILTDIPVGEYIRRRRLSMAGQSLLHSSEKIIDIALRYGYDTPEAFTKAYRRQHGVTPSETRRGIGSLKIYNPLVIQVQLKGAEPMKVKVVEKEAFTIVGMKKSYTFKEDENLREIPKLWDEVNKNGTVNELLLLTRGEIPGVLGVCVEESEAAGKDMDYWIAVATEDKSEKYDQLVIPASKWAVFEVNGPMPESMQKVWKQIYSEWMPSSGYQQAGFISFERYTDDDSSSENCYSEIWIPVK from the coding sequence TACAAAGGGCATTAATATATATCGAAAATAATTTGGAAGAAAGACTTGAAATAGAAGCGATTGCGCGTATCGCAAATGTTTCATTATTTCACTTTCAACGCACATTTACAATTCTTACGGATATACCAGTGGGAGAGTATATTAGACGACGCCGATTATCGATGGCTGGACAAAGTTTGCTTCATTCGAGCGAAAAGATAATCGATATTGCTTTAAGATATGGATATGATACACCAGAAGCATTTACGAAAGCATATCGCAGACAACATGGCGTAACACCAAGTGAAACGAGACGAGGAATTGGTAGTCTAAAAATATACAATCCACTAGTCATTCAAGTACAGCTGAAAGGGGCAGAACCAATGAAAGTAAAAGTAGTGGAGAAAGAGGCATTTACGATTGTCGGAATGAAAAAATCTTATACTTTTAAGGAAGATGAAAATCTCCGTGAGATTCCAAAACTGTGGGATGAAGTTAATAAGAATGGAACAGTGAACGAGCTTTTGCTGCTGACTAGGGGAGAAATTCCAGGCGTTCTTGGTGTTTGTGTAGAGGAGTCAGAAGCAGCGGGTAAGGATATGGATTACTGGATAGCGGTTGCAACAGAGGATAAATCTGAAAAATATGATCAGCTCGTTATTCCAGCATCAAAGTGGGCAGTTTTTGAGGTGAATGGACCAATGCCGGAAAGTATGCAGAAAGTTTGGAAGCAAATATATTCAGAATGGATGCCGTCCAGTGGTTATCAACAAGCAGGATTTATTTCCTTTGAACGCTATACAGATGATGATTCATCAAGCGAAAATTGCTACTCTGAAATATGGATTCCCGTTAAATAA